The following are from one region of the Heterodontus francisci isolate sHetFra1 chromosome 34, sHetFra1.hap1, whole genome shotgun sequence genome:
- the LOC137349227 gene encoding zinc finger protein 3-like: MSRQRVHTDERSFRCPHCGTGFKRSSELTVHQCIHTGERPFTCSVCGKGFTTPGDLLTHQRIHTGERPFTCSMCEKGFTTSSALLRHWRVHTGEKPFTCSDCGKAFTQSSVLLTHWRFHTGERPFTCSKCGKRFTTSSHLLTHQRVRNVERPFTCSECEMGFTMPSQLLAHQRVHTEERPFTCSVCGKGFTTSSAPLKHQRVHSAERLFTCSEVERHSLSSTTC; encoded by the coding sequence ATGTCCcgtcaacgtgttcacactgacgagagatcATTCAGGTGTCCACATTGTGGGACTGGTTTCAAGCGATCATCTGAGCTCACTGTACACCAGTGCATTCACACAGGGGAGcgtccgttcacctgctccgtgtgtgggaagggattcactactccaggcgacctgctgacacaccagcgaattcacactggggagaggccattcacctgctccatgtgtgagaaaggattcactacttcatccgccCTGCTGAGACACtggcgagttcatactggggagaagccattcacctgctctgactgTGGAAAGGCATTCACTCAGTCATCTGTCCTACTGACACACTGGCGatttcatactggggagagaccattcacctgctcgaagtgtgggaagagattcactacttcatcccacctgctgacacaccagcgagttcgcaatgtggagaggccattcacctgctcagagtgtgagatGGGATTCACTATGCCATCCCAGCTtctggcacaccagcgagttcatactgaggagaggccattcacctgctccgtgtgtgggaaaggattcactacttcatccgccccgctgaaacaccagcgagttcacagtgcGGAGAGGCTGTTTACCTGCTCCGAGGTGGAAAGGCATTCACTCAGTTCTACAACCTGCTAA
- the LOC137349229 gene encoding zinc finger protein 239-like yields the protein MKAKSTNHSGEKPYTCSVCGQGFGQSTGLSRPKSSHTGEKPCKCGDCGKGFNYPSALETHRRSHTGETPFTCSMCGKGFTRSSSLHTHQRVHTGERLFICSMCGKGFITSSKLLRHQRVHTDERPFKCPDRGNCSKGSVELH from the coding sequence ATGAAAGCAAAAAGCACCAATCACAGCGGAGAGAAACcatacacatgttctgtgtgtggacaaggtTTTGGCCAATCAACTGGCCTGTCGAGACCTAAGAGCAGccacactggggagaaaccgtgtaaatgtggggactgtgggaagggattcaattacccgtcTGCGCTGGAAACGCATCGACGCAGTCACACCGGGGAgacgccgttcacctgctccatgtgtggaaaGGGATTTACTCGGTCATCCAGCCTCcatacacaccagcgagttcacactggtgagaggctgtTCATCTGCTccatgtgtggaaagggattcattaCTTCATCCAAACtgttgagacaccagcgagttcacactgatgaaagaccttttaaatgtccagacCGCGGGAATTGCTCCAAAGGTTCTGTGGAACTGCACTGA